The following are encoded in a window of Gossypium raimondii isolate GPD5lz chromosome 13, ASM2569854v1, whole genome shotgun sequence genomic DNA:
- the LOC105782750 gene encoding probable UDP-N-acetylglucosamine--peptide N-acetylglucosaminyltransferase SEC isoform X1 encodes MLSLQNGVGISRAAPYGVGVFDRADETSDAEAVAAGKSAVYALKQEPASSFSIVPHNGHDSHEVDEDMHLALAHQMYKSGNYKQALDHSSAVYNQNPLRTDNLLLLGAIYYQLHNYDMCIAKNEEALRIEPRFAECYGNMANAWKEKGDIDVAIRYYMIAIELRPNFADAWSNLASAYMRKGRFNEAAQCCRQALQLNPLLVDAHSNLGNLMKAQGLVQEAYSCYLEALRIQPTFAIAWSNLAGLFMDSGDLNRALQYYKEAVKLKPTFPDAYLNLGNIYKALGMPQEAIVCYQRAVQTRPNNAIALGNLASTYYERGQLDLAILHYKQAIACDQRFLEAYNNLGNALKDVGRVDEAIQCYNQCLTLQPNHPQALTNLGNIYMEWNMVAAAASYYKATLSVTTGLSAPFNNLAVIYKQQGNYVEAISCYNEVLRIDPLAADGLVNRGNTYKEIGRVTEAIQDYIRAINIRPNMAEAHANLASAYKDSGHVEAAIKSYKQALHLRPDFPEATCNLLHTLQCVCSWEDRDQMFTEVEGIIRRQINMSVLPSVQPFHAIAYPIDPMLALDISRKYAAHCSMVASRFALPPFNHPAPNRIKGNGGNERLKVGYVSSDFGNHPLSHLMGSVFGMHNRENVEVFCYALSQNDGTEWRQRIQSEAEHFIDVSAMSSDVIAKMINEDGIQILINLNGYTKGARNEIFAMQPAPIQVSYMGFPGTTGADYIDYLVTDEFVSPLCYSHIYSEKLVHLPHCYFVNDYKQKNRDVLDPTCQHKRSDYGLPEDKFIFACFNQLYKMDPEIFNTWCNILKRVPNSALWLLKFPAAGEMRLRAYAAAQGVQPEQIIFTDVAMKHEHIRRSALADLCLDTPLCNAHTTGTDVLWAGLPMVTLPLEKMATRVAGSLCLATGLGEDMIVNSMKEYEEQAVTLALNRPKLQALTKKLKEARLTCPLFDTARWVRNLERAYLKMWNLYCSGQQPQHFKVTENDFDFPYDR; translated from the exons ATGTTGTCGTTGCAAAACGGAGTTGGGATCTCTAGGGCCGCTCCGTACGGCGTTGGAGTTTTCGATCGAGCTGATGAAACCTCCGATGCTGAGGCGGTAGCTGCTGGAAAATCCGCCGTTTATGCGCTGAAGCAGGAGCCGGCTTCTTCGTTCAGTATTGTGCCTCATAATGGACATGATTCACATGAAG TTGATGAAGATATGCACTTGGCTCTAGCTCATCAGATGTACAAATCTGGAAACTACAAACAAGCATTGGATCATAGCAGTGCTGTTTACAATCAAAACCCACTTCGCACTGATAATCTGCTTCTTTTGGGTGCTATTTATTATCAG TTACATAATTATGATATGTGCATCGCCAAAAATGAAGAAGCCCTTCGAATCGAACCTCGTTTTGCAGAGTGCTATGGAAACATGGCAAATGCTTGGAAG GAAAAAGGCGATATTGATGTTGCCATCCGGTACTATATGATTGCAATTGAG CTTCGACCTAACTTTGCTGATGCATGGTCGAATCTAGCAAGTGCTTACATGCGAAAAGGAAGATTTAATGAGGCTGCACAATGTTGCCGTCAAGCACTGCAACTAAATCCTCTTCTG GTTGATGCTCATAGTAATCTTGGAAATCTAATGAAGGCACAGGGGCTGGTGCAAGAA GCATACAGTTGCTATCTTGAGGCTCTACGCATACAGCCAACTTTTGCTATTGCATGGTCAAATCTTGCGGGTCTTTTCATGGATTCGGGTGACTTAAATCGAGCCCTTCAGTATTACAAG GAAGCAGTTAAACTCAAACCCACATTCCCTGATGCCTATTTAAATCTTGGGAATATTTATAAG GCTTTGGGAATGCCTCAGGAAGCTATTGTCTGTTATCAGCGTGCTGTTCAGACTCGGCCGAACAATGCAATAGCTTTGG GGAACCTGGCTAGTACATACTATGAGCGAGGTCAACTGGATCTGGCAATCCTCCATTATAAGCAAGCCATTGCTTGTGATCAAAGATTTTTGGAGGCTTACAATAATTTG GGAAATGCTTTGAAAGATGTTGGTCGTGTTGATGAGGCAATACAATGTTATAAT CAATGTCTCACTTTGCAACCTAATCATCCGCAAGCACTTACCAACCTCGGGAACATATATATGGAATG GAACATGGTTGCTGCTGCTGCTTCTTATTATAAGGCTACGTTGTCTGTTACAACTGGCTTGTCTGCTCCATTCAACAACCTTGCCGTAATCTATAAGCAACAG gGAAATTACGTGGAAGCTATATCATGTTACAATGAGGTATTGCGGATTGATCCCTTGGCAGCTGATGGGCTCGTAAATAGGGGTAACACTTACAAGGAGATTGGTAGAGTGACTGAAGCAATTCAAGATTATATTCGTGCTATTAATATCCGCCCAAATATGGCTGAAGCTCATGCAAATCTGGCTTCTGCTTATAAGGATAG TGGACATGTCGAGGCTGCTATCAAAAGCTATAAGCAGGCATTGCATCTTCGACCAGATTTTCCTGAAGCTACTTGTAATCTCCTACATACGTTACAG TGTGTGTGCAGCTGGGAGGATCGTGATCAAATGTTTACCGAAGTTGAAGGCATTATCCGAAGGCAGATTAAT ATGTCAGTTCTTCCTAGTGTGCAACCTTTCCATGCTATAGCATATCCTATTGATCCCATGCTTGCCCTAGATATAAG TCGTAAATATGCTGCTCATTGCTCCATGGTTGCATCTCGTTTTGCTCTTCCTCCATTCAATCATCCTGCACCGAATCGAATCAAGGGTAATGGCGGAAATGAGAGACTAAAGGTTGGTTATGTCAGCAGTGACTTTGGCAATCACCCCTTGTCACACCTCATGGGATCAGTATTTGGAATGCACAACAGAGAGAACGTTGAG GTATTTTGCTATGCCTTGAGCCAAAATGATGGCACTGAATGGAGACAGCGTATCCAGTCTGAAGCCGAGCATTTTATCGATGTCTCTGCCATGTCATCAGATGTGATTGCCAAAATGATTAATGAGGATGGAATACAAATACTTATCAACCTCAATGGTTATACCAAG GGTGCAAGGAATGAAATTTTTGCCATGCAGCCTGCACCTATACAGGTTTCATATATGGGATTTCCTGGGACTACTGGGGCAGATTATATTGATTACTTGGTCACTGATGAG TTTGTTTCCCCTTTGTGCTATTCACATATTTATTCAGAGAAGCTTGTCCATCTCCCACATTGCTACTTTGTGAATGATTATAAGCAG AAAAATCGTGATGTGTTGGATCCAACATGTCAGCACAAGCGATCTGATTATGGTCTTCCagaagataaatttatttttgcatgcTTCAACCAATTGTATAAAATGGATCCTGAAATCTTTAACACTTG GTGTAATATTCTTAAGCGTGTACCTAATAGTGCACTTTGGCTCCTCAAATTTCCAGCTGCTGGAGAAATGAGGCTGAGAGCAT ATGCTGCCGCACAAGGGGTACAGCCAGAGCAAATTATTTTCACAGATGTGGCCATGAAACATGAGCACATCAGACGCAGTGCTTTAGCTGATCTCTGTCTTGACAC GCCTTTATGCAATGCACATACTACTGGCACGGATGTGTTATGGGCTGGTTTACCAATGGTAACTCTACCCCTTGAGAAAATGGCAACAAGGGTTGCTGGATCACTTTGTTTAGCCACTGGATTGGGGGAGGATATGATTGTAAACAG TATGAAGGAATATGAAGAACAGGCGGTCACATTGGCATTAAACAGACCAAAACTCCAGGCTCTGACCAAAAAACTCAAGGAAGCTCGTTTAACTTGCCCGCTTTTTGACACAGCACGCTGG GTACGAAATCTGGAGAGAGCATATCTGAAAATGTGGAATCTGTATTGCTCAGGGCAGCAGCCACAGCACTTCAAAGTCACTGAAAATGACTTTGATTTCCCTTATGATAGATAG
- the LOC105782750 gene encoding probable UDP-N-acetylglucosamine--peptide N-acetylglucosaminyltransferase SEC isoform X2, translating into MMAYSCYLEALRIQPTFAIAWSNLAGLFMDSGDLNRALQYYKEAVKLKPTFPDAYLNLGNIYKALGMPQEAIVCYQRAVQTRPNNAIALGNLASTYYERGQLDLAILHYKQAIACDQRFLEAYNNLGNALKDVGRVDEAIQCYNQCLTLQPNHPQALTNLGNIYMEWNMVAAAASYYKATLSVTTGLSAPFNNLAVIYKQQGNYVEAISCYNEVLRIDPLAADGLVNRGNTYKEIGRVTEAIQDYIRAINIRPNMAEAHANLASAYKDSGHVEAAIKSYKQALHLRPDFPEATCNLLHTLQCVCSWEDRDQMFTEVEGIIRRQINMSVLPSVQPFHAIAYPIDPMLALDISRKYAAHCSMVASRFALPPFNHPAPNRIKGNGGNERLKVGYVSSDFGNHPLSHLMGSVFGMHNRENVEVFCYALSQNDGTEWRQRIQSEAEHFIDVSAMSSDVIAKMINEDGIQILINLNGYTKGARNEIFAMQPAPIQVSYMGFPGTTGADYIDYLVTDEFVSPLCYSHIYSEKLVHLPHCYFVNDYKQKNRDVLDPTCQHKRSDYGLPEDKFIFACFNQLYKMDPEIFNTWCNILKRVPNSALWLLKFPAAGEMRLRAYAAAQGVQPEQIIFTDVAMKHEHIRRSALADLCLDTPLCNAHTTGTDVLWAGLPMVTLPLEKMATRVAGSLCLATGLGEDMIVNSMKEYEEQAVTLALNRPKLQALTKKLKEARLTCPLFDTARWVRNLERAYLKMWNLYCSGQQPQHFKVTENDFDFPYDR; encoded by the exons ATGATG GCATACAGTTGCTATCTTGAGGCTCTACGCATACAGCCAACTTTTGCTATTGCATGGTCAAATCTTGCGGGTCTTTTCATGGATTCGGGTGACTTAAATCGAGCCCTTCAGTATTACAAG GAAGCAGTTAAACTCAAACCCACATTCCCTGATGCCTATTTAAATCTTGGGAATATTTATAAG GCTTTGGGAATGCCTCAGGAAGCTATTGTCTGTTATCAGCGTGCTGTTCAGACTCGGCCGAACAATGCAATAGCTTTGG GGAACCTGGCTAGTACATACTATGAGCGAGGTCAACTGGATCTGGCAATCCTCCATTATAAGCAAGCCATTGCTTGTGATCAAAGATTTTTGGAGGCTTACAATAATTTG GGAAATGCTTTGAAAGATGTTGGTCGTGTTGATGAGGCAATACAATGTTATAAT CAATGTCTCACTTTGCAACCTAATCATCCGCAAGCACTTACCAACCTCGGGAACATATATATGGAATG GAACATGGTTGCTGCTGCTGCTTCTTATTATAAGGCTACGTTGTCTGTTACAACTGGCTTGTCTGCTCCATTCAACAACCTTGCCGTAATCTATAAGCAACAG gGAAATTACGTGGAAGCTATATCATGTTACAATGAGGTATTGCGGATTGATCCCTTGGCAGCTGATGGGCTCGTAAATAGGGGTAACACTTACAAGGAGATTGGTAGAGTGACTGAAGCAATTCAAGATTATATTCGTGCTATTAATATCCGCCCAAATATGGCTGAAGCTCATGCAAATCTGGCTTCTGCTTATAAGGATAG TGGACATGTCGAGGCTGCTATCAAAAGCTATAAGCAGGCATTGCATCTTCGACCAGATTTTCCTGAAGCTACTTGTAATCTCCTACATACGTTACAG TGTGTGTGCAGCTGGGAGGATCGTGATCAAATGTTTACCGAAGTTGAAGGCATTATCCGAAGGCAGATTAAT ATGTCAGTTCTTCCTAGTGTGCAACCTTTCCATGCTATAGCATATCCTATTGATCCCATGCTTGCCCTAGATATAAG TCGTAAATATGCTGCTCATTGCTCCATGGTTGCATCTCGTTTTGCTCTTCCTCCATTCAATCATCCTGCACCGAATCGAATCAAGGGTAATGGCGGAAATGAGAGACTAAAGGTTGGTTATGTCAGCAGTGACTTTGGCAATCACCCCTTGTCACACCTCATGGGATCAGTATTTGGAATGCACAACAGAGAGAACGTTGAG GTATTTTGCTATGCCTTGAGCCAAAATGATGGCACTGAATGGAGACAGCGTATCCAGTCTGAAGCCGAGCATTTTATCGATGTCTCTGCCATGTCATCAGATGTGATTGCCAAAATGATTAATGAGGATGGAATACAAATACTTATCAACCTCAATGGTTATACCAAG GGTGCAAGGAATGAAATTTTTGCCATGCAGCCTGCACCTATACAGGTTTCATATATGGGATTTCCTGGGACTACTGGGGCAGATTATATTGATTACTTGGTCACTGATGAG TTTGTTTCCCCTTTGTGCTATTCACATATTTATTCAGAGAAGCTTGTCCATCTCCCACATTGCTACTTTGTGAATGATTATAAGCAG AAAAATCGTGATGTGTTGGATCCAACATGTCAGCACAAGCGATCTGATTATGGTCTTCCagaagataaatttatttttgcatgcTTCAACCAATTGTATAAAATGGATCCTGAAATCTTTAACACTTG GTGTAATATTCTTAAGCGTGTACCTAATAGTGCACTTTGGCTCCTCAAATTTCCAGCTGCTGGAGAAATGAGGCTGAGAGCAT ATGCTGCCGCACAAGGGGTACAGCCAGAGCAAATTATTTTCACAGATGTGGCCATGAAACATGAGCACATCAGACGCAGTGCTTTAGCTGATCTCTGTCTTGACAC GCCTTTATGCAATGCACATACTACTGGCACGGATGTGTTATGGGCTGGTTTACCAATGGTAACTCTACCCCTTGAGAAAATGGCAACAAGGGTTGCTGGATCACTTTGTTTAGCCACTGGATTGGGGGAGGATATGATTGTAAACAG TATGAAGGAATATGAAGAACAGGCGGTCACATTGGCATTAAACAGACCAAAACTCCAGGCTCTGACCAAAAAACTCAAGGAAGCTCGTTTAACTTGCCCGCTTTTTGACACAGCACGCTGG GTACGAAATCTGGAGAGAGCATATCTGAAAATGTGGAATCTGTATTGCTCAGGGCAGCAGCCACAGCACTTCAAAGTCACTGAAAATGACTTTGATTTCCCTTATGATAGATAG
- the LOC105782722 gene encoding pentatricopeptide repeat-containing protein At5g18390, mitochondrial codes for MLWSAQLLHKYRNKSQNILCSFRTLTLANSPQGTSVSITSVSKDDYFAAIHHISNIIRREVHPERTLNRMNLSVNSELVFRILRSCSNSPTESLRFFSWARSHYTPTSVEFEELVKILILHRKYESMWKTIQQMQKQQLSLSCDILSFIIEEYGKNGLIDQAVEVFNKSTNLGCKQTVSVYNSLLFALCEVKMFHGAYALIRRMIRKGELPDKRTYTVLVNGWCSSGKMKEAQDFLEDMSKKGFNPPVRGRDLLIEGLLNAGYLESAKKMVRRMTKEGFVPDIATFNSLAETICKTEEIDFCIDMYHSVCKLGLCPDINTYKILIPAASKVGRIDEAFRLLNNSIEQGYKPFPSLYAPIIKGLCRKGQFDDAFSFFGEMKIKGHAPNRPVYTMLITMCGRGGRFVEAANYLVEMTELGLAPISRCFDMVTDGLKNCGKHDLAKRIEQLEVSLTCLMLQFRIEDYSKSHCHNT; via the coding sequence ATGCTCTGGTCTGCACAGCTGCTCCacaaatatagaaataaatcacAAAACATTCTCTGTTCCTTTAGGACCCTAACCTTAGCAAATTCTCCCCAAGGTACTTCTGTTTCCATCACTTCTGTTTCGAAAGATGACTATTTTGCAGCTATCCACCACATTTCCAACATCATTCGTCGTGAAGTTCATCCAGAGCGCACTCTCAACCGCATGAACCTTTCTGTGAACTCTGAACTTGTATTCCGCATACTTCGTTCCTGCTCAAACTCCCCTACAGAATCTCTTCGCTTCTTCTCATGGGCCCGTTCCCACTACACCCCCACCTCCGTCGAATTTGAGGAGCTAGTCAAGATCCTCATTCTCCATAGGAAGTATGAATCCATGTGGAAAACCATTCAACAAATGCAAAAGCAGCAGCTTAGCCTTTCTTGTGATATCCTGTCTTTTATCATTGAAGAGTACGGGAAGAACGGCCTCATAGACCAGGCTGTGGAAGTTTTCAACAAAAGCACTAATTTAGGTTGCAAACAGACCGTTAGCGTTTACAATTCATTGCTCTTTGCACTTTGTGAGGTGAAGATGTTCCATGGAGCATATGCATTAATCCGGAGGATGATTAGGAAAGGTGAGTTACCAGACAAGAGGACATACACAGTTCTGGTGAATGGATGGTGTTCCTCCGGGAAGATGAAGGAAGCGCAAGACTTCTTGGAGGACATGAGCAAGAAGGGGTTTAATCCTCCGGTTCGAGGTCGAGATTTGTTGATAGAAGGTTTGTTGAATGCAGGTTATCTTGAATCAGCCAAGAAAATGGTAAGAAGAATGACCAAGGAAGGGTTTGTGCCTGACATTGCTACATTTAATTCTTTGGCGGAAACAATCTGTAAAACTGAGGAGATTGATTTCTGCATCGATATGTATCATAGTGTTTGTAAATTGGGGCTTTGTCCGGATATTAATACTTACAAAATATTGATACCTGCAGCTTCAAAAGTCGGTAGGATCGACGAGGCTTTTAGgcttttaaataattcaattgaaCAAGGTTATAAGCCATTCCCTAGTTTGTATGCACCTATAATCAAAGGCTTGTGTAGGAAAGGGCAGTTTGATGATGCATTTAGCTTTTTCGGTGAGATGAAGATCAAGGGTCATGCTCCAAACAGACCGGTCTATACAATGTTGATAACAATGTGTGGACGTGGAGGCAGATTTGTAGAGGCAGCAAATTATTTGGTGGAGATGACTGAGCTGGGATTAGCACCAATTTCAAGGTGCTTTGATATGGTTACGGATGGTTTAAAGAATTGTGGGAAGCATGATCTGGCTAAGAGGATAGAGCAGTTGGAGGTTTCCTTGACATGTTTGATGCTGCAATTCAGAATTGAAGATTATAGCAAATCCCATTGTCACAATACTTGA
- the LOC128035994 gene encoding uncharacterized protein LOC128035994 has translation MDFNEDLCRSSSFNGTMVGEENAVSMLVSSYSQEQLPEIFVGLKSQQGCIGEMSDVEDETFNTVVSRSSQTCRIDLLEEIIEDAKDNKKILFQTMQSIMNLMKEV, from the exons ATGGATTTTAATGAAGATTTATGCAGAAGCAGTTCATTCAATGGAACCATGGTCGGTGAAGAAAATGCTGTGAGCATGTTGGTTTCGTCATACTCTCAAGAACAATTGCCAGAAATTTTTGTAGGGCTTAAATCCCAGCAGGGTTGCATTGGTGAAATGAGTGATGTTGAGGACGAAACCTTCAACACTGTTGTTAGTAGATCAAGTCAAACATGTAGAATTGATCTACTCGAAGAGATCATTGAAGATGCTAAAGATAACAAG aaaattttgtttcagACCATGCAATCGATTATGAACTTGATGAAAGAAGTTTAA